A genomic region of Alicyclobacillus sp. SO9 contains the following coding sequences:
- a CDS encoding HD domain-containing protein encodes MDLLIPEENLLSYVLDAMAEAVVVVDPNLRINYVNNAARCIMESFARTAGSPVGTDFNAYFGLSSTNDTAGAIEDVLQTGVRKNGVLRKLPNGITVRMNVVPLIENEAIRGVLLTAQDVSELTEMEEELNHAFSLTLPNSKVEHKLKNTVEYQDEFNPVTKQIRITGIIQEGLYRHVVNSLKILASLSAQGITKVIGINKDELVQAIIFHDLGKVQPDLQIGDVVNPVEVFEDSKLHAFRGAELAQHYYHQSETIVQIIRYHHHYKENELPETFPWKLIPMLRLFQLIDGLSAAMTRGGVEVDFRVENSTIYVTERNRRPQYNGSWRVNIYTGERHRLD; translated from the coding sequence GTGGACTTGCTGATTCCTGAAGAGAACTTATTGTCTTACGTGTTGGATGCGATGGCGGAGGCTGTGGTCGTTGTAGACCCAAATCTTCGGATTAACTATGTAAACAATGCTGCGAGATGTATTATGGAAAGCTTTGCGAGGACAGCGGGATCGCCGGTGGGTACAGACTTTAATGCTTATTTTGGCTTGTCATCGACAAATGACACTGCCGGTGCCATCGAGGACGTTTTGCAAACCGGGGTGAGGAAAAACGGTGTTCTTAGAAAACTTCCTAATGGAATAACAGTTCGAATGAATGTGGTTCCGCTTATTGAAAATGAAGCGATTCGCGGTGTCCTGCTCACTGCGCAAGACGTCAGTGAGTTAACGGAAATGGAAGAAGAGTTGAATCATGCGTTCAGTTTGACGCTGCCAAACAGCAAGGTCGAACACAAGTTGAAAAATACGGTTGAGTATCAGGATGAGTTCAACCCTGTGACGAAGCAAATCAGGATCACGGGCATTATTCAAGAAGGATTGTATCGACACGTCGTAAACTCCCTCAAGATTTTAGCATCACTCTCTGCACAAGGAATTACGAAAGTGATTGGTATTAACAAGGATGAGTTGGTCCAGGCAATCATCTTCCACGACTTGGGGAAGGTGCAGCCTGACTTGCAGATTGGGGATGTGGTTAATCCGGTAGAAGTGTTCGAAGACAGCAAACTTCACGCATTTCGCGGTGCGGAGTTGGCTCAGCATTACTACCACCAATCAGAAACCATTGTGCAGATCATTCGCTATCACCATCACTACAAGGAAAATGAGCTGCCAGAGACATTTCCGTGGAAGCTCATTCCCATGCTGCGATTGTTTCAATTAATTGACGGTCTGTCTGCAGCCATGACTCGCGGCGGAGTAGAGGTGGATTTCAGGGTTGAAAATTCCACTATCTACGTAACAGAGCGTAATCGGCGGCCGCAGTACAACGGATCGTGGCGTGTAAACATCTACACTGGAGAACGACACCGCTTGGATTAA